The Danio aesculapii chromosome 7, fDanAes4.1, whole genome shotgun sequence DNA window CACCATCCCAGATTGTCCTTGGCAGGGGAAACTTCTTACGGATGCGGTACTTCTCAACCGGGCCGAGTGGTCTGCCCCTCAGGCGCTCCGCCTCCCGGTAATGCGCGTCCAGCCACAGGTCCTGCAGTTTAGCGTGAGATTCGCGGGTAAACCGGTGACTCTGCAAGATCTGATAGAGCGCCTCGAAATTCCCGCCATGGAACGCGACAAGAGCCCGTGCGCGCATCACCGACTCGTGACGGTTGAGCAGCTCTCCGGCGGAACCGGGCACGGCGGCTGGCAGAGACCAGAGAAACCGGCCCAGGCGCTCGATATCTCCGGTTTCCTCCAGATTCTCACACACTCGGGCCACCTGCTCAGGTGTAAACATCGGCAGAGGAAACATGGCTGTAGGTTTGTCTAATTTGAAAATTCGCGCGCCTGTTTAAATCAACGGCATTTCAGTGTGAGTAACGGACAACCAACGGTCTGAACGACTATATGAATGACTATATAGCTGACCGGTTATATAACGGAGCGACTGGATTCTCGGTAGGACGAATTCTCTGTAGGTCTTCTTAATGTGACATCTTCTAGTAAAGGAGGAGCAGCAGAAGTCAAGCCTATTTATAGAGAGATTCAATTAGCATCTTTGTGCTTGTTTTGAGGGGGATTATGCGCCTCGGTCATTAGCCTCTTAGCGGGGGGTTTGCTGTTCACGGAGGGCACCGACGGGATGATCAGATTGTtagactaactaactaactgactaactgtcACA harbors:
- the six7 gene encoding SIX homeobox 7; the encoded protein is MFPLPMFTPEQVARVCENLEETGDIERLGRFLWSLPAAVPGSAGELLNRHESVMRARALVAFHGGNFEALYQILQSHRFTRESHAKLQDLWLDAHYREAERLRGRPLGPVEKYRIRKKFPLPRTIWDGEQKTHCFKERTRSLLREWYLQDPYPNPSRKRHLAQATGLTPTQVGNWFKNRRQRDRAASAKNRLQQDSSLLPSGSSPECSSSEHNPLLRGSSPRHPDSPENSDCSSGPRGTGASTPDISVSSDSEFES